In Felis catus isolate Fca126 chromosome A3, F.catus_Fca126_mat1.0, whole genome shotgun sequence, a single genomic region encodes these proteins:
- the OGFR gene encoding opioid growth factor receptor isoform X2, translating to MELAGQDDGVPKLASRARHTQVPAPLPGCFIEDILQNWREDYDVLEENHSYIQWLFPLREPGVNWHAKPLTLREVEAFKSCKEVRERFVQAYELMLGFYGIQLEDRSSGQVRRAQNYQKRFQNLNWHSHNNLRITRILKSLGELGLERYQAPLARFFLEETLVRQELPAVRQSALDYFVFTVRCPRQRRKLLRFAWEHFRPRRKFVWGPHDKLRRLRPPLPAGEGEGEGSSRDPLPGAGASGGQTGAPGRAGGQEGEAGGRGEGGPEPPSPKENKKRKLDASRREQAPGERGGQSASDVEKIALNLEGCALSQGGLSGGTQESGSRAPGEAEQPCPQRPPGAKVVEEVRKRRKVDQGPGSGDSLGAGGGAEPPAPARRCALPGCPEAREKDTGVEEAGGRAELEQGAPGSSAPAGPSVDREAGAGPEAKPRKP from the exons ATGGAGTTAGCCG gccAGGACGACGGGGTCCCGAAACTGGCGAGCCGCGCGCGACACACGCAGGTACCGGCACCACTACCCG GCTGTTTCATTGAAGACATTCTTCAGAACTGGAGGGAGGACTACGACGTCCTGGAAGAGAATCACTCCTACATCCAGTG GCTGTTTCCTCTGCGTGAACCTGGAGTGAATTGGCATGCCAAGCCCCTCACGCTCCGGGAGGTTGAG GCATTTAAAAGCTGCAAGGAGGTCAGGGAGCGGTTTGTGCAGGCCTACGAGCTCATGCTGGGGTTCTACGGGATCCAGCTAGAAGACAGGAGCTCGGGTCAGGTGCGCCGAGCACAGAACTACCAGAAGCGCTTCCAGAACCTCAACTG GCACAGCCACAACAACCTCCGCATCACGCGCATCCTCAAGTCCCTGGGCGAGCTGGGCCTGGAGCGCTACCAGGCGCCGCTGGCGCGCTTCTTCCTGGAGGAGACGCTGGTGCGCCAGGAGCTGCCGGCCGTGCGCCAGAGCGCCCTGGACTACTTCGTGTTCACCGTGCGCTGCCCGCGCCAGCGCCGCAAGCTGCTGCGCTTCGCCTGGGAGCACTTCCGGCCGCGCCGCAAGTTCGTGTGGGGGCCGCACGACAAGCTGCGGAGGCTGCGGCCGCCCCTGCccgcgggggagggggagggggaggggagctccCGGGACCCCCTCCCCGGGGCCGGCGCCTCGGGGGGCCAGACCGGCGCgccggggcgggccgggggccAGGAAGGGGAGGCGGGGGGCCGCGGGGAGGGGGGCCCGGAGCCCCCGAGCCCCAAGGAGAACAAGAAGAGGAAGCTGGACGCCAGCCGGCGGGAGCAGGCCCCGGGGGAACGGGGCGGCCAGAGCGCCTCGGACGTGGAGAAGATCGCCCTGAACCTGGAGGGCTGCGCCCTCAGCCAGGGCGGCCTGAGCGGGGGGACCCAGGAATCGGGCAGCCGGGCCCCGGGGGAGGCCGAGCAGCCCTGCCCCCAGCGCCCCCCGGGGGCCAAGGTGgtggaggaggtgaggaagagaaggaaggtggACCAGGGCCCCGGGAGCGGCGACTCGCTGGGTGCCGGTGGTGGGGCcgagcccccagcccccgcccggCGCTGCGCCCTGCCAGGGTGCCCCGAGGCCAGAGAGAAGGATACTGGGGTGGAGGAGGCCGGTGGCCGGGCAGAGCTAGAGCAGGGTGCCCCTGGGAGCTCAGCCCCCGCGGGACCCTCGGTAGATAGGgaagcaggggcggggcctgaggCCAAACCCAGAAAGCCTTAA
- the OGFR gene encoding opioid growth factor receptor isoform X1 codes for MDDPDCDSTWEEDEDEDGEGASAGGDEDGEAGAPGDADAEDEDEEDAPAARPGALQARTTGSRNWRAARDTRRYRHHYPDLIERDGNGDMPNLSFYRNEIRFLPNGCFIEDILQNWREDYDVLEENHSYIQWLFPLREPGVNWHAKPLTLREVEAFKSCKEVRERFVQAYELMLGFYGIQLEDRSSGQVRRAQNYQKRFQNLNWHSHNNLRITRILKSLGELGLERYQAPLARFFLEETLVRQELPAVRQSALDYFVFTVRCPRQRRKLLRFAWEHFRPRRKFVWGPHDKLRRLRPPLPAGEGEGEGSSRDPLPGAGASGGQTGAPGRAGGQEGEAGGRGEGGPEPPSPKENKKRKLDASRREQAPGERGGQSASDVEKIALNLEGCALSQGGLSGGTQESGSRAPGEAEQPCPQRPPGAKVVEEVRKRRKVDQGPGSGDSLGAGGGAEPPAPARRCALPGCPEAREKDTGVEEAGGRAELEQGAPGSSAPAGPSVDREAGAGPEAKPRKP; via the exons ATGGACGACCCGGACTGCGACTCGACCTgggaggaggacgaggacgaggacggCGAGGGCGCGAGCGCTGGGGGCGACGAGGACGGCGAGGCCGGCGCCCCAGGGGACGCGGACGCGGAGGACGAGGACGAAGAGGACGCGCCGGCGGCGCGGCCCGGCGCGCTCCAG gccAGGACGACGGGGTCCCGAAACTGGCGAGCCGCGCGCGACACACGCAGGTACCGGCACCACTACCCG GATTTGATAGAACGGGATGGCAACGGTGACATGCCAAACCTGAGTTTCTACAGAAACGAGATCCGGTTCCTGCCCAACG GCTGTTTCATTGAAGACATTCTTCAGAACTGGAGGGAGGACTACGACGTCCTGGAAGAGAATCACTCCTACATCCAGTG GCTGTTTCCTCTGCGTGAACCTGGAGTGAATTGGCATGCCAAGCCCCTCACGCTCCGGGAGGTTGAG GCATTTAAAAGCTGCAAGGAGGTCAGGGAGCGGTTTGTGCAGGCCTACGAGCTCATGCTGGGGTTCTACGGGATCCAGCTAGAAGACAGGAGCTCGGGTCAGGTGCGCCGAGCACAGAACTACCAGAAGCGCTTCCAGAACCTCAACTG GCACAGCCACAACAACCTCCGCATCACGCGCATCCTCAAGTCCCTGGGCGAGCTGGGCCTGGAGCGCTACCAGGCGCCGCTGGCGCGCTTCTTCCTGGAGGAGACGCTGGTGCGCCAGGAGCTGCCGGCCGTGCGCCAGAGCGCCCTGGACTACTTCGTGTTCACCGTGCGCTGCCCGCGCCAGCGCCGCAAGCTGCTGCGCTTCGCCTGGGAGCACTTCCGGCCGCGCCGCAAGTTCGTGTGGGGGCCGCACGACAAGCTGCGGAGGCTGCGGCCGCCCCTGCccgcgggggagggggagggggaggggagctccCGGGACCCCCTCCCCGGGGCCGGCGCCTCGGGGGGCCAGACCGGCGCgccggggcgggccgggggccAGGAAGGGGAGGCGGGGGGCCGCGGGGAGGGGGGCCCGGAGCCCCCGAGCCCCAAGGAGAACAAGAAGAGGAAGCTGGACGCCAGCCGGCGGGAGCAGGCCCCGGGGGAACGGGGCGGCCAGAGCGCCTCGGACGTGGAGAAGATCGCCCTGAACCTGGAGGGCTGCGCCCTCAGCCAGGGCGGCCTGAGCGGGGGGACCCAGGAATCGGGCAGCCGGGCCCCGGGGGAGGCCGAGCAGCCCTGCCCCCAGCGCCCCCCGGGGGCCAAGGTGgtggaggaggtgaggaagagaaggaaggtggACCAGGGCCCCGGGAGCGGCGACTCGCTGGGTGCCGGTGGTGGGGCcgagcccccagcccccgcccggCGCTGCGCCCTGCCAGGGTGCCCCGAGGCCAGAGAGAAGGATACTGGGGTGGAGGAGGCCGGTGGCCGGGCAGAGCTAGAGCAGGGTGCCCCTGGGAGCTCAGCCCCCGCGGGACCCTCGGTAGATAGGgaagcaggggcggggcctgaggCCAAACCCAGAAAGCCTTAA
- the MRGBP gene encoding MRG/MORF4L-binding protein produces MGEAEVGGGGAPGDKGPGEAATSPAEETVVWSPEVEVCLFHAMLGHKPVGVNRHFHMICIRDKFSQNIGRQVPSKVIWDHLSTMYDMQALHESEILPFPNPERNFVLPEEIIHEVREGKVVIEEEMKEEMKEDVDPHNGADDVFSSSGSLGKATEKASKDKNPSDLGSKEGVDKRKRSRVTDKVLTANSNPSSPSAAKRRRT; encoded by the exons ATGGGGGAGGCTGAggtgggcggcggcggcgcgccgGGCGACAAGGGGCCGGGGGAGGCGGCCACCAGCCCGGCCGAGGAGACGGTGGTGTGGAGCCCCGAGGTGGAGGTGTGCCTCTTCCACGCCATGCTGGGCCACAAGCCCGTCG GTGTTAATCGACACTTCCACATGATCTGTATCCGGGACAAGTTCAGCCAGAACATTGGTCGGCAGGTCCCATCCAAGGTCATCTGGGACCACCTGAGCACCATGTATGACATGCAGGCACTG CACGAATCTGAGATTCTTCCATTCCCAAATCCAGAGAGGAACTTCGTCCTTCCGGAAGAAATCATTCACGAAGTCCGAGAAG GAAAAGTGGTCATTGAAGAAGAGATgaaggaggaaatgaaggaagatGTGGACCCCCACAACGGGGCGGACGATG TTTTTTCGTCTTCAGGAAGCTTGGGCAAAGCAACGGAAAAGGCCAGCAAAGACAAGAACCCCTCGGACTTGGGCTCCAAGGAGGGGGTGGACAAGCGGAAGCGCAGCCGCGTCACCGACAAAGTCCTGACGGCAAACAGCAACCCCTCCAGCCCCAGCGCCGCCAAGCGGCGCCGAACGTAG